A region of Limisphaerales bacterium DNA encodes the following proteins:
- the hflB gene encoding ATP-dependent zinc metalloprotease FtsH — MDYREFKELLDKGHIVEAKIKYSQTTDLREFSGIIAKTDSNGDPIPEPGRDGHKHGEHFSFESYIPKDHEVQLLTAPNITQERESTLLMSFLVTILPFLIIVFIIYFFFIRQIKMAGKGAMNFGKSKARMMDKDKNKITFKDVAGVEEAKDEVSELVEFLKDPKKFQKLGGRIPKGILMIGAPGTGKTLLARAIAGEADSGFFNISGSDFVEMFVGVGASRVRDMFEQARKSTPCLVFIDEIDAVGRHRGHGLGGGNDEREQTLNALLVEMDGFDSQEGIIIIAATNRPDVLDPALLRPGRFDRQITVSLPDVRGRESILKVHAKKVKLAKKVDLSIIARGTPGYSGAELANLLNEAALLAARRNKKRIGMVELEESRDKVRWGRERRSMAMTEEDKKRTAWHEAGHAIINVILEHCHPLHKVTIIPRGQSLGSTMSLPKDDVLNYHRLEMLDTICMTMGGRIAEEMYSGDVSSGAAGDIQQATKMARAMVCQFGMSDKLGMVMYGGDNEYVFLGRDMAKGKDYSEDTAQLIDTEMMRITRESYERAETIIKDNRDKLEIIAECLLEYETLDGKQVEEIVRTGKFNPPNDQKKGGDGPEGQEAATPLSDPPKNKTSEDDGDLGSAPAPAPA; from the coding sequence ATGGATTATCGTGAGTTTAAGGAGCTGCTTGATAAGGGGCATATTGTTGAGGCGAAAATCAAATACTCGCAGACTACTGATTTACGCGAGTTCAGCGGGATCATTGCCAAAACAGATTCAAACGGGGACCCCATCCCCGAACCCGGACGTGATGGCCACAAACATGGCGAGCATTTTAGTTTTGAGTCGTATATTCCAAAAGACCACGAGGTTCAATTACTCACCGCACCCAACATCACTCAAGAACGCGAGAGCACGCTGCTAATGAGTTTTTTGGTTACAATCCTACCGTTTTTGATCATCGTTTTCATCATCTACTTTTTCTTCATTCGCCAAATCAAAATGGCGGGCAAAGGCGCAATGAACTTTGGCAAAAGCAAAGCGCGGATGATGGATAAGGACAAAAATAAAATTACATTCAAAGATGTCGCCGGCGTGGAGGAAGCCAAAGATGAAGTCAGCGAATTGGTTGAATTTTTAAAGGACCCGAAAAAATTCCAAAAACTCGGCGGACGCATTCCCAAAGGCATCCTGATGATTGGCGCACCGGGCACCGGAAAAACGCTGCTGGCTAGGGCCATCGCTGGTGAGGCAGATTCAGGGTTTTTCAACATCAGCGGCTCAGACTTCGTGGAAATGTTTGTGGGTGTGGGAGCGAGTCGCGTGCGTGACATGTTTGAACAGGCACGCAAAAGCACGCCTTGCCTGGTTTTTATTGACGAAATAGACGCTGTCGGTCGCCACCGTGGTCACGGTCTCGGTGGAGGTAACGATGAGCGCGAGCAAACGCTAAATGCATTGTTGGTTGAGATGGATGGTTTTGATTCGCAGGAGGGGATCATTATTATTGCCGCCACAAACCGACCGGATGTATTGGATCCTGCACTGTTGCGGCCCGGGCGTTTCGATCGACAAATCACCGTGAGCCTTCCTGATGTGCGCGGCCGCGAATCAATTCTTAAAGTGCACGCCAAAAAAGTGAAGCTCGCAAAGAAAGTGGATCTCTCCATCATCGCGCGTGGCACACCTGGTTATTCCGGAGCTGAGTTGGCTAATTTGCTCAACGAGGCGGCACTGCTCGCCGCGCGCCGAAATAAAAAACGCATCGGTATGGTTGAGCTTGAGGAGTCGCGTGACAAAGTCCGTTGGGGCCGTGAGCGACGGAGCATGGCGATGACCGAAGAAGATAAAAAACGCACCGCCTGGCACGAGGCCGGTCACGCAATCATCAATGTGATTCTGGAGCACTGTCATCCGCTGCACAAAGTCACCATTATTCCCCGCGGACAATCGCTCGGTTCCACAATGAGTTTACCCAAAGATGATGTGCTCAATTATCATCGCCTGGAAATGCTCGACACCATTTGCATGACAATGGGAGGGCGCATTGCTGAGGAGATGTATTCAGGCGACGTCTCCTCCGGTGCAGCGGGTGACATTCAGCAAGCCACGAAAATGGCCCGCGCGATGGTTTGCCAATTCGGCATGAGCGACAAACTGGGGATGGTGATGTACGGGGGCGATAACGAATACGTCTTCCTCGGGCGCGACATGGCTAAAGGCAAAGACTACAGCGAAGATACCGCACAATTAATTGATACCGAGATGATGCGCATCACGCGAGAATCCTACGAACGCGCCGAAACAATTATTAAAGACAACCGCGACAAACTAGAAATTATTGCCGAATGTCTGTTGGAGTATGAGACGCTTGACGGGAAGCAAGTGGAAGAAATTGTGCGCACGGGAAAATTTAACCCGCCTAATGATCAGAAAAAAGGTGGAGACGGGCCCGAAGGACAGGAAGCTGCCACGCCTCTATCCGACCCGCCTAAAAACAAAACCTCCGAGGATGACGGCGACCTCGGCAGCGCGCCTGCACCCGCGCCCGCCTAG
- the rpe gene encoding ribulose-phosphate 3-epimerase, translating to MKIAPSLLAADFGKFQQEAARAERAGGDWLHLDVMDGHFVPNISFGPDVVKALRPKSKMFFDIHLMCSRPEILIEPFAKAGGEQIIIHAELDDKVNNLIWQIRNFNLKVGLAVNPPTPIAATEPYLDKINLLLVMTVNPGFGGQSFMSECLPKVEQAWEWRRTRGLGYRIEVDGGVNQATAAECARAGADTFVSGTALFSKRNMKQAVKRMREAAENNRKFN from the coding sequence ATGAAAATTGCCCCCTCGCTTCTAGCGGCGGATTTCGGAAAATTCCAACAAGAGGCAGCACGAGCCGAGCGAGCCGGCGGCGACTGGCTACACCTCGATGTGATGGACGGGCATTTTGTGCCGAATATTTCCTTTGGGCCCGATGTGGTGAAGGCATTGCGGCCAAAAAGCAAAATGTTTTTTGACATCCACTTGATGTGTTCACGTCCGGAAATTCTCATCGAACCCTTCGCTAAGGCGGGCGGCGAACAGATTATTATTCACGCCGAACTCGACGATAAGGTGAACAACCTCATTTGGCAGATTCGCAATTTCAATCTCAAAGTCGGCCTAGCCGTGAATCCGCCCACTCCCATCGCCGCCACTGAACCCTATCTTGACAAAATCAATTTACTGCTCGTGATGACTGTGAATCCCGGCTTTGGAGGCCAATCCTTTATGAGCGAATGTCTCCCTAAAGTGGAACAAGCCTGGGAATGGCGCCGCACGCGCGGGCTGGGCTATCGCATTGAAGTCGACGGCGGTGTGAACCAAGCCACCGCCGCAGAATGCGCACGCGCGGGAGCAGATACCTTTGTGAGCGGCACTGCGCTCTTCAGTAAGCGCAATATGAAACAAGCCGTAAAGCGAATGCGTGAGGCCGCGGAGAACAACCGCAAATTCAACTGA
- a CDS encoding phosphoglucomutase/phosphomannomutase family protein → MSAPYSNIRFGTDGWRAVMAEEFTFANVRAVAQATAEYFRRRKTRTTRKRIVVGYDRRFLSDEFAMSVAEVLAGNGYEVMLTNTPTPTPAVSWMVKAGQGRAGVMLTASHNPARFNGYKLKLEHGGPADPETCRGVEALIGKHPVRSMPFKMAHSRKLIRVEDIRPRYYRALRKLVNFKLIAKSGLRFGHEALFGVGAGCFEELLEGTNCEVTTFNSAHDPNFGGICPEPIERNYTATAEALRRKPVDFCLVTDGDADRIGGMDGRGNALTTHQIICLLLEHFIVRRQGQGRVVKALTTTSMVDVICRRYDLELTETGVGFKYICEEMLRDDVLLGFEESGGVGFPNHIPERDGLLAGLMMLELLATEKQPLRKLLSRLDSDFSPHRYGRLDTHFPLDKRNDLMGQCAVHPPKQLLGSPVERMQTFDGVKYTARNGCWLMLRGSGTEPVLRIYAEAPTEAGVDQLLMLGQKLARAALR, encoded by the coding sequence ATGTCGGCACCGTATTCGAACATTAGATTTGGCACCGACGGGTGGCGCGCGGTGATGGCCGAGGAATTCACTTTCGCCAACGTGCGCGCCGTGGCGCAGGCCACTGCGGAATACTTTCGGCGCCGCAAAACCCGCACCACCCGCAAGCGAATAGTTGTGGGTTATGACCGGCGCTTTTTGTCGGATGAATTCGCGATGAGCGTGGCCGAGGTGTTGGCCGGGAATGGTTATGAAGTGATGCTCACAAATACACCCACTCCAACACCGGCGGTTTCGTGGATGGTAAAAGCAGGGCAGGGGAGGGCCGGAGTGATGCTCACCGCCAGCCACAACCCGGCCCGCTTCAACGGTTACAAACTCAAGCTCGAGCATGGCGGCCCGGCGGACCCGGAAACGTGTCGTGGCGTGGAGGCGCTCATCGGAAAACATCCCGTGCGTTCGATGCCGTTTAAAATGGCGCACTCGAGGAAACTCATTCGCGTGGAAGATATTCGCCCGCGCTATTATCGGGCCTTGCGAAAGTTGGTGAATTTTAAACTCATTGCCAAGAGCGGCTTGCGATTCGGGCACGAAGCTCTGTTCGGCGTTGGAGCCGGATGCTTTGAGGAGCTGCTCGAAGGCACTAATTGCGAAGTCACCACCTTCAACAGTGCGCACGATCCTAATTTCGGCGGCATCTGCCCCGAACCCATTGAACGCAATTACACAGCCACCGCGGAAGCGCTTCGACGTAAGCCGGTCGATTTTTGCCTCGTCACTGATGGTGACGCAGACCGCATCGGAGGCATGGACGGCCGCGGCAATGCGCTCACCACGCACCAAATTATTTGCCTGTTGCTTGAGCATTTTATTGTGCGCCGACAGGGGCAGGGGAGGGTGGTGAAAGCGCTCACGACCACCTCGATGGTTGATGTGATCTGCCGTCGATACGATCTGGAGCTCACCGAAACGGGTGTGGGCTTCAAATACATTTGCGAAGAAATGCTGCGCGACGATGTGTTGCTTGGCTTCGAGGAAAGCGGTGGTGTGGGATTCCCGAATCACATTCCTGAACGAGACGGTTTGCTGGCAGGCCTTATGATGCTCGAATTGCTCGCGACGGAAAAGCAGCCACTTAGAAAACTGCTCTCTCGATTGGACAGTGATTTTTCACCTCACCGTTATGGTCGGCTCGACACCCATTTCCCCCTCGATAAACGCAACGATCTCATGGGCCAATGCGCGGTGCATCCACCCAAGCAATTACTCGGTTCGCCAGTGGAGCGAATGCAAACTTTTGATGGCGTAAAATACACCGCCCGCAATGGCTGCTGGTTGATGTTGCGGGGTTCGGGCACCGAACCGGTACTCCGCATTTACGCCGAAGCCCCCACCGAGGCCGGGGTCGATCAGCTGCTTATGCTGGGGCAAAAACTTGCACGGGCCGCTTTGCGATAG
- the lepA gene encoding elongation factor 4, translated as MDPKYIRNFSIIAHIDHGKTTLSDRLLSCTNTVSDREMEEQLLDSMDLERERGITIKAHPVTMMYSAKDGHDYELNLIDTPGHVDFSYEVSRSLSACEGALLIVDAAQGVEAQTVANVHLANRQGLEVIPVINKIDLPHADVPNAIKQIEDVLTIPGDHAIPCSAKEGIGIEDILEAIVELVPPPKPTANGKLQALGYDSVYDPYKGVIIHVRVFDGELRPGVRVHMHHSQKNIEIKEVGSFNPKPYTRDCLGPGETGYITANIRSPRDVKMGDTITDTTDSAPVLPGFKEVQPMVFSGIYPINSVDFESLKGSLAKLQLNDPAFVYQPESSVALGFGFRCGFLGLLHLEIIQERLRREFDMDIIATYPSVIYQVVLTDGSKEDVDNPAHMPDPSVINWIEEPIVRFYIICPNENIGDMMNLISDKRGQLEHTETLDVTRVMLEGTLPLNEILIDFHDRIKSITRGYGSMDYETAGYQQADMVKLDMMVNGEGVDAFSSIVHREKATVRGRSLAAKLKEVIPRQQYKVAIQGAIGGNVIARETIGAMRKDVTAKCYGGDISRKRKLLDKQKKGKKRMKAIGSVNIPQDAFIKVLKA; from the coding sequence ATGGACCCCAAATACATACGAAATTTCAGCATTATTGCCCATATCGACCACGGGAAAACCACGTTGTCGGATCGGTTGCTTTCGTGCACAAATACAGTGAGCGATCGCGAAATGGAAGAGCAGTTACTCGACTCCATGGACCTCGAACGCGAGCGAGGCATTACGATCAAGGCGCACCCGGTGACAATGATGTATTCAGCCAAGGATGGCCACGACTATGAATTAAACCTCATCGACACACCGGGGCACGTGGATTTTTCCTATGAAGTTTCCCGCAGCCTCAGCGCGTGCGAGGGCGCGCTGCTCATCGTCGATGCCGCACAAGGCGTTGAGGCGCAAACGGTCGCCAACGTTCATCTCGCCAACCGGCAAGGGCTTGAGGTCATTCCGGTGATCAATAAAATCGACTTACCGCACGCCGACGTCCCCAACGCCATCAAGCAAATCGAAGATGTGCTAACCATCCCCGGCGACCACGCCATCCCTTGCAGTGCCAAGGAAGGCATCGGCATCGAAGATATTTTGGAGGCCATCGTGGAGCTCGTGCCACCGCCGAAGCCGACTGCGAACGGAAAACTGCAGGCACTCGGATACGATTCGGTATACGACCCTTACAAAGGCGTAATCATTCACGTACGGGTTTTCGATGGCGAGCTGCGGCCCGGCGTTCGCGTGCACATGCACCATTCGCAAAAAAACATCGAAATCAAAGAGGTCGGCAGCTTCAATCCCAAGCCATATACGCGCGACTGTCTTGGCCCGGGTGAGACGGGATATATTACCGCCAACATCCGCAGCCCGCGTGATGTGAAAATGGGCGACACCATCACAGACACCACCGATTCCGCGCCTGTGCTGCCCGGCTTCAAAGAAGTACAACCGATGGTGTTCAGCGGCATTTACCCGATCAACTCTGTGGATTTCGAAAGCCTCAAGGGCAGCCTCGCCAAACTCCAGCTCAACGATCCCGCATTTGTCTATCAACCGGAAAGCTCCGTCGCGCTTGGTTTTGGCTTTCGCTGCGGATTTCTCGGCCTGCTGCATTTGGAGATTATTCAGGAACGACTGCGGCGGGAGTTCGACATGGACATCATTGCAACCTATCCCAGCGTGATTTACCAAGTGGTGCTCACCGACGGCAGCAAAGAAGACGTGGACAACCCCGCGCACATGCCCGACCCCTCTGTTATTAATTGGATCGAAGAACCAATCGTTCGCTTCTACATCATTTGCCCAAACGAAAATATCGGCGACATGATGAATCTCATCAGTGATAAACGCGGACAACTGGAACACACTGAAACCCTAGACGTCACCCGTGTGATGCTCGAAGGCACGCTGCCGCTAAACGAAATCCTCATTGACTTTCACGACCGCATCAAGAGCATCACCCGTGGCTACGGCAGCATGGATTATGAAACAGCCGGATACCAGCAAGCCGATATGGTGAAGCTGGATATGATGGTGAACGGGGAAGGAGTAGACGCCTTTTCCAGTATCGTGCATCGCGAAAAAGCCACGGTCCGCGGTCGCTCACTGGCCGCCAAATTAAAAGAAGTGATCCCGCGACAACAATACAAGGTTGCCATTCAGGGCGCAATTGGCGGAAACGTCATCGCGCGCGAAACCATCGGTGCGATGCGCAAAGACGTCACCGCCAAATGTTACGGCGGCGATATCAGCCGCAAACGCAAATTATTGGATAAGCAAAAAAAGGGCAAAAAACGCATGAAAGCCATCGGATCAGTCAATATCCCGCAGGACGCTTTCATCAAAGTACTCAAAGCATAA
- the lepB gene encoding signal peptidase I, translating into MVKLLAAQNDLLKPSRVDELQVAIDALKSKLTGPIDKAALQDEMDAMMVVADRVLIPFPDSTARDWSEMCLVVMVLVLAFRTFFFQPFKIPTGSMQPTLYGITIENLKDRTSTGKVEQGVLTANVPTFEPQDLGRTVTFANDKQAVITQFTDNQRVSLSPTDAIDEQEFTISFKLPSAPDKVADKLRGFTYHSLKAEGHWKLTQINPPKTVFPFIRKQNLVFKDLDTGKTVKKTVWFPPFDSHQQPIIGGVSANHGQPRIGSEFLKGEFAYKLRVKTGDHLFVNRVTFNFRRPQRGDICVFTTKNVPVPRDPNGRPLFYIKRLVALGNETVSIGRDRHIRINGRRLDANDSGFEFLYDFPVDYASIHRDHIRINGRRIDTGHSSFQNFLNTEPEIDFQSATGQIIPIPRYFAVNSANSGHINNSHPTASQAPPTAPKFQHSGISMKMLPDHYLMFGDNTTNSADSRDWGQLPMKDVIGKSSFVYWPPLSPRFGWSHR; encoded by the coding sequence GTGGTTAAACTGCTCGCCGCCCAAAACGATCTCCTGAAGCCATCGCGCGTGGACGAACTGCAAGTCGCGATTGACGCACTCAAAAGCAAACTCACCGGCCCTATAGACAAAGCCGCACTTCAGGATGAAATGGACGCGATGATGGTCGTCGCCGACCGCGTGCTCATACCATTCCCTGACTCCACGGCGCGCGATTGGTCTGAAATGTGCCTCGTCGTCATGGTGCTCGTGCTGGCGTTCCGTACCTTTTTTTTCCAACCCTTCAAAATCCCCACCGGTTCGATGCAACCCACACTCTACGGCATCACTATTGAAAACCTAAAAGATCGCACCAGCACCGGGAAAGTGGAGCAGGGGGTGCTCACCGCCAACGTGCCCACTTTTGAACCCCAAGATCTCGGCCGGACCGTCACATTTGCCAACGATAAACAGGCCGTGATTACTCAGTTCACGGACAACCAACGCGTGAGCCTTTCACCGACCGACGCGATTGATGAGCAGGAATTTACGATTTCTTTTAAGTTGCCGAGTGCACCTGACAAAGTCGCTGATAAGCTCAGAGGATTTACCTACCACTCACTGAAAGCAGAAGGCCACTGGAAACTCACCCAAATCAACCCGCCAAAAACAGTTTTCCCATTCATCCGTAAACAGAACCTTGTGTTTAAAGATTTGGACACCGGCAAAACAGTTAAAAAAACTGTTTGGTTTCCACCATTTGACTCTCATCAACAACCGATAATTGGTGGAGTCTCGGCAAATCACGGTCAACCTCGGATTGGCAGTGAGTTTTTAAAAGGCGAATTCGCCTACAAGCTGAGAGTTAAAACTGGCGATCATTTGTTTGTCAACCGAGTCACCTTCAACTTCCGGCGGCCGCAGCGGGGAGACATTTGCGTGTTCACCACCAAAAATGTACCCGTTCCCCGTGACCCAAATGGGAGGCCGCTTTTCTACATTAAGAGATTAGTTGCACTTGGTAATGAAACCGTTTCCATCGGTCGCGACCGCCATATCCGTATCAATGGCAGACGCCTTGACGCCAATGATTCCGGGTTTGAATTCCTGTATGATTTCCCTGTGGACTACGCCTCCATTCATCGTGACCATATCCGCATTAACGGTCGTCGCATTGACACTGGTCATTCATCATTTCAAAATTTCCTTAACACCGAACCGGAAATCGATTTCCAATCCGCTACGGGCCAAATCATCCCCATACCAAGATATTTTGCTGTTAACTCAGCTAATTCTGGTCACATAAATAACAGTCACCCGACAGCCTCCCAAGCCCCGCCAACCGCACCGAAATTTCAACATTCCGGGATTTCCATGAAGATGCTTCCAGATCATTATTTAATGTTTGGGGACAACACCACCAACAGCGCCGACTCTCGCGACTGGGGCCAGCTACCAATGAAAGACGTCATCGGCAAATCCTCTTTCGTGTATTGGCCGCCACTTTCACCTAGATTCGGCTGGAGCCACCGATAG
- the glgA gene encoding glycogen synthase GlgA — translation MRILQAVSEFFPYSKTGGLADMVAGLSGALSQNHEVTVATPLYRGIREQFPDMDAIGEEFDLPLGDAKFVGRWWRHQPSPNLTVLLLENDQFFDRSGLYMEHGEGYGDNPERFIFFSKAIARLAPDFDVVHLHDWQTAIVPMLLTEGAGKSTPRTVFTIHNLAYQGSCDPNRFSFTNLDAKLFHERGPEHFGSLNFMKAGLHYADAITTVSPQYAREIVTEEFGEGLSGELLKYQDRLTGILNGVDYVEWCTRGNPHLAAEYDYENLSGKASCKEQLLNIFGLPDKGMPLVAVVSRLAEQKGIGQMVEALSELLADNQFQFVLLGSGDEAMADMLLQLKTAFPNCVGVEIGYDQSLSHKIEAGADFFLMPSRFEPCGLNQLYSLRYGTIPIVHAVGGLKDSITDIQDPGGNGIRYEQFQVPQLTAAIHRALDLFQHPKRMNKVRRTGMTQDFSWPIAAGKYVSIYSQQP, via the coding sequence ATGCGCATTCTTCAGGCGGTTAGTGAATTTTTCCCGTACTCCAAAACCGGCGGCTTGGCCGATATGGTTGCAGGGCTTTCCGGTGCTTTATCGCAAAACCATGAAGTGACCGTAGCCACGCCTTTGTATCGAGGCATCCGGGAGCAATTCCCTGATATGGATGCCATCGGCGAGGAGTTTGATTTGCCCTTGGGTGATGCGAAATTTGTTGGCCGTTGGTGGCGTCATCAACCGTCACCCAACCTCACCGTGTTGCTGTTGGAAAACGATCAATTCTTTGATCGTTCTGGATTGTATATGGAACACGGGGAAGGGTATGGGGATAACCCGGAACGATTCATTTTTTTCAGCAAAGCCATCGCACGATTGGCTCCGGATTTTGACGTGGTTCATTTGCACGATTGGCAAACGGCCATCGTGCCGATGCTCTTAACGGAAGGGGCAGGGAAGAGCACGCCGCGCACGGTGTTTACCATCCACAATCTCGCGTATCAGGGTTCCTGTGACCCGAATCGATTCAGCTTTACCAATCTTGACGCAAAACTCTTTCACGAACGGGGTCCGGAGCATTTTGGGAGCCTTAACTTCATGAAGGCCGGTCTGCACTATGCCGATGCCATCACCACTGTGAGCCCTCAATATGCGCGGGAGATAGTCACTGAAGAATTTGGCGAAGGTCTCAGCGGGGAATTGCTAAAATATCAGGATCGCCTCACCGGCATTCTCAATGGCGTGGATTACGTCGAGTGGTGCACGCGCGGCAATCCGCATTTGGCCGCCGAATATGATTATGAAAACCTATCAGGCAAAGCATCGTGCAAAGAACAGTTGCTGAACATATTCGGGCTTCCCGATAAGGGAATGCCACTGGTGGCGGTGGTTTCACGCCTGGCGGAACAAAAAGGCATCGGGCAAATGGTCGAAGCGTTATCGGAATTATTGGCGGACAATCAATTTCAGTTTGTCTTGTTGGGTTCCGGGGATGAGGCTATGGCAGACATGCTACTTCAATTGAAAACTGCATTTCCTAATTGTGTTGGAGTGGAGATCGGGTACGATCAATCCCTTTCGCACAAAATTGAGGCTGGCGCGGATTTTTTCCTGATGCCATCCCGATTTGAGCCATGCGGCCTCAACCAACTTTATAGCCTCCGCTACGGCACGATTCCAATCGTCCATGCTGTAGGTGGACTAAAGGACAGCATCACTGATATCCAAGATCCCGGAGGGAACGGGATCCGCTATGAGCAATTTCAAGTACCCCAACTCACCGCCGCAATTCATCGTGCCCTTGATTTATTTCAACACCCCAAGAGGATGAACAAAGTGCGCCGTACCGGGATGACGCAAGATTTCTCCTGGCCGATTGCAGCCGGGAAATATGTCTCAATTTACAGCCAACAACCCTGA
- the serS gene encoding serine--tRNA ligase, with translation MLDIKYIRQEPDAAKERLAARGEGASRIDELLTLDEQRRALVTEAETLQATRNAISKEIGALMGQGKKKEAEARKTETRELGDQIDSLNAQRVDADDAFNHLILTLPNLAHDSVPVGDESANAEVKIEGRKPTFDFEPKSHLDLCDSLKLIDFERGAKLAGSGFLLYTGWGARLERAMIQFLLDLHIHEHGYTEVSPPFMVQAECMEGVGQFPKFLDQAYAVQEGLDGETLGKRYLIPTAEAPVANLHRGEILDEDELPKKYCAYSPCFRAEAGAAGVATRGMIRVHQFDKVELIKVVKPETGYDELEAMLANAEKVLQLLGLHYRVLLLSSGDMGFAAAKTYDIEVWAPGQGSYLEVSSVSNTEDFQARRMKTRFKAEQGGNQLPHILNGSGVALARLFVALIETYQQPDGSIAIPEPLQSYLRADSIPA, from the coding sequence GTGTTGGACATTAAATATATCCGTCAAGAGCCCGATGCTGCCAAGGAGCGACTGGCCGCGCGTGGCGAAGGCGCGAGCCGCATCGATGAACTGCTGACGTTGGACGAGCAACGGCGTGCGTTGGTCACCGAAGCGGAAACTTTACAGGCTACCCGTAATGCCATTTCCAAAGAAATCGGCGCGTTAATGGGCCAAGGCAAAAAGAAAGAAGCCGAGGCCAGGAAAACTGAAACCCGTGAATTGGGCGATCAGATTGATTCTCTCAATGCACAACGGGTTGACGCTGATGATGCGTTTAATCATTTGATTCTTACGCTTCCCAACCTTGCTCATGACAGCGTGCCCGTCGGAGATGAAAGCGCCAACGCTGAAGTGAAAATTGAAGGCAGAAAACCGACGTTTGATTTCGAGCCGAAGAGTCATTTGGATTTGTGCGATTCGCTGAAGCTCATTGATTTCGAGCGCGGCGCGAAACTGGCCGGCAGCGGTTTTCTGCTCTACACCGGTTGGGGCGCACGATTGGAACGGGCCATGATTCAATTTCTGCTCGACCTTCATATTCACGAGCACGGGTACACCGAGGTGAGTCCGCCCTTTATGGTCCAGGCGGAATGCATGGAAGGGGTGGGGCAATTCCCAAAATTTCTCGACCAAGCCTACGCTGTGCAAGAAGGACTCGACGGCGAAACGCTTGGCAAACGTTACCTCATTCCCACCGCCGAAGCGCCCGTGGCGAATTTGCATCGCGGCGAAATTTTAGATGAAGATGAGCTGCCTAAGAAATACTGCGCGTACAGTCCCTGCTTCCGCGCCGAGGCGGGTGCGGCCGGCGTGGCTACCCGGGGGATGATTCGCGTGCATCAATTCGACAAAGTGGAACTCATCAAAGTGGTGAAGCCTGAAACCGGATACGACGAACTTGAAGCCATGCTTGCTAACGCGGAAAAAGTTTTGCAACTGCTTGGGCTGCATTATCGCGTGCTGCTTTTGAGCAGTGGCGACATGGGTTTTGCTGCCGCCAAAACTTACGACATTGAAGTGTGGGCGCCGGGGCAGGGAAGCTATCTCGAAGTGAGCAGCGTTTCCAACACCGAAGATTTTCAGGCGCGCCGAATGAAAACCCGATTCAAGGCAGAGCAGGGCGGTAATCAATTGCCGCATATTTTGAACGGCAGCGGTGTGGCGCTCGCGCGATTGTTTGTGGCGCTGATCGAAACATATCAACAGCCGGATGGTTCCATCGCCATTCCAGAACCACTGCAATCTTACTTGCGCGCCGATTCCATTCCCGCCTAA
- a CDS encoding glucosamine-6-phosphate isomerase, with protein sequence MPRKLSTIAPDWWDYTTLENDLIRDAAKLTPRQIEKLGRPGFRVVMYDTLEDFYLAEALEYIDAWRASTLDNPVGICGPIGPTEQLPLVARLVNALGLSIRSAHFWGMDEWYDGRREVSVKHPLSFEKADRELCFNQIDKRLRMADENLHFPKADPQPFIESWGSVRCAVMQGGQGDIKHWAFNDPLPRKGKWKNNPPSAKEYRKLGTRIVDLHPVTLAQNARTSGGGNISLVPQQAITVGPRETWQAEKVSIWQAGTHDSPFGQRLTTLMISKGIADSAVPMSLLADHPNVQFNFFRGGLGTCEVEMH encoded by the coding sequence ATGCCACGCAAACTCAGCACCATTGCCCCCGATTGGTGGGATTACACCACGCTGGAAAACGACCTCATCCGCGATGCCGCCAAACTCACGCCGCGCCAAATTGAGAAGCTTGGGCGGCCGGGCTTTCGCGTGGTGATGTACGATACGCTGGAGGATTTTTATCTCGCCGAGGCACTCGAATACATCGATGCGTGGCGTGCTTCCACGCTGGACAATCCGGTGGGCATCTGCGGCCCCATCGGCCCCACTGAACAACTCCCGCTCGTGGCGCGCCTGGTGAATGCGTTAGGGTTGAGTATTCGTTCGGCCCATTTCTGGGGGATGGACGAGTGGTATGACGGCAGGCGCGAAGTCTCGGTGAAGCATCCGCTTTCGTTCGAAAAGGCCGACCGCGAGCTGTGTTTCAATCAAATCGACAAACGCCTGCGTATGGCTGATGAAAATTTACATTTCCCAAAAGCTGATCCCCAGCCCTTCATTGAGAGTTGGGGCAGCGTGCGTTGCGCCGTAATGCAAGGCGGACAGGGCGACATCAAACATTGGGCATTTAACGATCCACTGCCGCGTAAAGGGAAATGGAAGAACAATCCGCCGTCCGCCAAGGAATATCGCAAGCTCGGCACGCGCATTGTGGATTTGCATCCGGTGACGCTCGCGCAGAACGCCCGTACCAGCGGCGGCGGCAATATCAGCCTTGTTCCCCAACAAGCTATCACCGTGGGGCCACGCGAAACGTGGCAGGCGGAGAAGGTCAGCATTTGGCAAGCGGGTACCCACGACAGCCCCTTCGGCCAACGCCTGACCACGTTGATGATCTCCAAAGGCATAGCCGACAGCGCCGTGCCGATGAGTCTGTTGGCGGATCATCCCAACGTTCAATTCAATTTCTTTCGTGGCGGTCTCGGCACCTGCGAAGTGGAGATGCACTGA